The following coding sequences are from one Pelecanus crispus isolate bPelCri1 chromosome 15, bPelCri1.pri, whole genome shotgun sequence window:
- the SLC25A33 gene encoding solute carrier family 25 member 33, giving the protein MAGAPQENTLLHLFAGGCGGTVGAIFTCPLEVIKTRLQSSKLAFRAVYYPQVQLGTISGEGMVRPTSVSPGLFSVLKSILEKEGPRSLFRGLGPNLVGVAPSRAVYFACYSKAKERFNGIFVPNSNIVHICSAGSAAFITNSLMNPIWMVKTRMQLERKVRGSKPMNALQCARYVYQTEGVRGFYRGLTASYAGISETIICFAIYESLKKHLKEVQLPPSPPNGTERNSTNFFGLMFAAAVSKGCASCIAYPHEVIRTRLREEGTKYKSFIQTARLVAREEGYLAFYRGLFAQLIRQIPNTAIVLSTYELIVYLLEDHAK; this is encoded by the exons aTGCGGCGGAACGGTTGGTGCCATCTTTACGTGTCCCTTAGAGGTAATAAAGACTAGGCTCCAATCTTCAAAGCTGGCCTTCCGGGCTGTCTACTATCCGCAAGTCCAGCTGGGGACCATCAGTGGTGAAGGAATGGTCAGGCCAACATCAGTATCACCTGGGCTCTTTAGTGTTCTCAA gtcAATTCTGGAAAAAGAAGGACCAAGGTCACTCTTCCGAGGGCTGGGTCCAAACTTGGTTGGAGTTGCACCATCAAG AGCTGTCTATTTTGCATGCTACTCCAAAGCCAAAGAGCGATTTAATGGCATTTTTGTGCCCAACAGCAACATTGTGCACATCTGTTCTGCGGGTTCTGCAG cctTTATCACAAATTCCTTGATGAATCCTATATGGATGGTGAAAACCAGAATGCAACTGGAACGGAA agtcaGGGGTTCAAAACCAATGAATGCTTTGCAGTGCGCTAGATACGTTTACCAGACAGAAGGTGTCCGTGGCTTTTATAGGGGCCTGACTGCCTCCTATGCTGGGATTTCTGAGACCATTATCTGCTTTGCTATttatgaaagtttaaaaaagcaCCTAAAGGAAGTCCAACTGCCCCCTTCTCCTCCTAATGGGACCGAAAGGAACTCGACAAACTTCTTTGGACTgatgtttgctgctgctgtttccaagGGCTGTGCCTCTTGCATTGCTTATCCACATG AGGTCATACGGACACGGCTGCGAGAAGAAGGCACTAAATACAAGTCTTTCATTCAGACAGCACGTCTGGTAGCACGTGAAGAAGGCTATCTCGCCTTCTATAGAGGACTCTTTGCCCAACTCATCCGGCAGATACCAAACACAGCCATTGTGTTGTCCACCTATGAGTTAATTGTGTATCTGTTAGAAGACCATGCAAAGTAG